The genomic region aaaaagtgtttgagcttagctttgtacatcttagatTAGCTAgttgatcaattgtacttcatcttttcttcatttcttgattagttagagtgtgcaaggcactctaaggggttgatcaagcttgggttagcttggttgttgtgttaggttctaacttagccttagaaaagttagttttggattttgattgatctcgtgaaaaactattgttaaaggttgtggttgagcctttgaaaagccattttgggttttggttgatcccgtgaaaaaccattgttaaaggttatggctgagcttgtgaaaaaccattgtaaaagcttggtggaagcttgggaatttcactatttttcgtgatttagtttgaaaaatttttggttgaacaatcaaggtagtggatgtaggtctttgaccgaaccactataaatctttgagTATTGTCTcttctgttttatttttcattttcattctttcttaagTCATTCCTTCATTTTgcttcaaatttctcatcatTGACCTTCAATTTGTCCCCAATTCGAAATCAAGTTTAGTAAGAGccaaaagtgctattcaccccccctctagcacatttgtTTGGGACTAGCAGATATCTAGGTCAAGAACTCTCTCAAGAATAGGGTATATTGAAAGCATTGCTATTGGTACTTGGGTTCATAAACGAGGACGTCAATATGAtgttggtgatgatgatgatgatgatgataaggaTGCTCCTCCACATGCTCCATCTTCACCTCTATCGATTGGACTATCATCTAGTACTATGCCATCCACCTCTTCTGCTCTTCTAGGTAATGTTTTGTCTTTCAAGGATGCCTATAACACCTTGCTTGCTCGGCTTGACTCTGTCTTGGCAAACCAAGCTACTATGAGGTCCAAAATTGATGACAATGCTCGCTACCTAGACCTTCTTCAAGACACTCTTGAAGAGAAATTTGATGTTGTCAATCATGTTATGACCTCCCATTTTAACAACATTGATTAACGCATTCAGCTCATGCTCTAGCAACCAAGAATCCATGGAAGCTCATATTGTCCAATTCCTCCCAAAATGAGGGCCTTAATTTCCTTGGATGACTTACACAACTCACATTCTCATGCACCTCATGTTTATTGTTATGTGAATGCTATTCTTTATATGGTTGTTTATTGTTAtgccaaaattttcattatatatacatatatggcaTAATGTTCTTGGTTGCTCTTTGCTTTATTCCTATTATTGCTTATCACTTGATTTTCTTGCATATTTTACTGTTCTCAATGCTTATAcacttgatgatgattttcattAACCTTTGCTTTTTGAGCTTTAAAATTGTTAACATTCACACTTTGATaccttttttatataacaaaaaaggggagaaggTTGATGAGCACATTTGCATGTTCTTATATATTCACCTATAGCCAAAACTTTGTGAAAGTTGAAActttatgaaaatatatgCATTTGTTGAGGGGGTGAAATATCTTTGAAAAACCATCTCAAAACTTTCTTCTCAAttgatcttgaatttttcaaaacaagggCTTATAAGTTAATTGATTTAGGGGGAGTTTTTCAAATGCAAACTATGCTCAAGGATTTttttcatatcaaaaagggggagattgttagtcttgaaaatgaattatattttgatttgacaaaattgCATTAATTAAAGCTTGATCACAAgcaattgaaataattttattcattGTTTTAATCCCCTAAGGTCTTAAAAAGTGTTTGACAAGtccttttatattttgatgaaatctAAAAGAGATCAAACTTTGAGTTTTCAGCTAAAGGAAACCAAGAGCAAACAttcaaattgatttaggaTCTACTATACTTTTCCATACTCGATCCTCTATGCacaaatgaagagaaaataaggGATGCCTTCAGTTTAGGATCGATTATGCACTTTGAAACCTGATTTTGAGGCCGAaagctagaaaaaaaattaaaggaagCTTAAGAGTATCAACTCTAGACAAGTCATACTTAATCctagaaggaagaaaaaaggcCAAAGAGCCCATGGAAGCTTAAAGGACAACTTTCACATTACCATACTCGATCCTAGAgcaagagaagaagaaatgatGCAAGCATTGGGTTGAGGATTGATTCCCACTTTAAAAACTCGATCTTCAAAGCACAAATtcaaagaaattcaaattcagGATCAACTTCCCTTCTCCATATTCAATTCTAGAGACGTGGTTGGCATGCATTTAAGTTATCTTCTAATCCAACTTGTCTCTAACGGCTCTAAATTGTTGAAAAGGTATAAACGACAGCTTCCCACTTTATTTGCAGCAAGAGAAGACTTTGAACTTCACTCCAAGACTTGAGAAAAACCTCAACGTCACTTACTCTGCTCATTTACCTCATTTAAGTCTTGCCTTCAAAAGCATTTAAAGCTTTCATTGATTATCTTGAGCTaatattctaaaatttattGTACCTATTCTCTTTCAAGCTTGAACACTTAGCTTATCATCCTTTAAGAGATATTTATTGCTATTCTCTTGTTGTAAAGACTCttgtaaaggttctaacttaaccTTGAAAGTTAGTATGGGTTATGCTTGCTCCCGTAAAAAAGTATTGTGTGGATTATGCTTGCTCTTATAAAAAGGTATTGTGAGGGTTATGCTTGAGCTTGGAAAAAGGCATTGTAAAGGTTATAATTGAgcctaaaaaaatatttttcatattaaatttaaCATTCCTTAGTGAGTTAAGGGAAAGGATGTAAGCAAGGAGGTCGACCTTCTATAAAAAGTCTTGTGTGTTTGTTCTTAGTTTGCTTTAGTTTTTATTGTTGCAATTTAactcaagaaaatcaatttcTCTACTGCAAGCTTATTTCAAGAAAACCAATTCCTTTGTCTCAACTCAAGTGGTGAAACttatttcaaagaaatttaatttttactaaGTTCAcaaagatttttcaaaaagCCGAATTTACCCCCTTCTTAGTCTTGTTCATATTGTGCTTACTACACTAATAAACAGTTACAATCTATGTATCATTTAAACTATGTACATTCAAATGTAATTCTCACTTTTTGTTTgtattcttaatttcttatatACAATATGTATATGCTATTGATTAGGTAATAAGATGTGACCTGCAATCAACGAAATAAACTATTCACAAAAATGGTATCCTTTTGTGCAGCCAACCTTTGTTGGAAATGAACGACATGTCATTAATACAAGGTAATTAGGAAAAATTCTGTGAATAATGACAGCTGCCATCAACAGCCTTTTACGGGAATGTAATTTCCCATGGTAGCGCAGCTGCCAAAGAATGCACTATATATCCGACAAAACCCTTTCTACAAGTAACTTTAATTCGGTCCATGAATAATTTGATGGAAGTCACGTTACAAAACAAAcatgaaaatggaaaaactaTTATACAGGTGGTCTGCCTGGCCAGTCTCTCATGTCATCAGAATCCGAAAGAGAGGAAAGTGTTGCTTCATTCCTTGGTGtccataaataattaatgtgGCAGCTGAGATGATTGCGTAGACTGATCACTTTCTAGCGGGGAAGGGAAAGGCTCAGGCATAGTATCCCAGCTGCAAGACTggctttcattcttcttctttcgcCTTCGGTCCAAGAAGGTTGGTTTCATTGGTGTTCCGACCATTTCAACCCTGCAGGTTAACATAGTAACAATCTCAGACATGGGAGGTCTTAGGTTTGCATGAGGCTGAAGGCAGAAGAAGGCTACATTTATTGCCCGCAACACATCTTTCTCAAGCAACCCATCTTGTCTCATTCTCGGATCCACCAGATCAAGTACACGTGACCGCTCGTACAACTTCCATGCCTGGCAAGTCAAAGTTGGTTTTACAAACAATAATTAAGTAAGATGTTTGCCTCTTGGACATTGGGAATgcacaaaatttaattaattcatatGATTTTTCTAAAGTAGTTATAATTAAGATGCTTAGCATACATATTCCGGAAGGTACTGCATTTCTGATGGCAAAGTAAGATCGGTATTCTTCCTGCAGCTAATGATTTCCAGCACAAGAACTCCATAGCTATATGTGTCTGCTTTTTCAGACAATTCTCCCCTAATGGCATATTCAGGAGCTGTGTAACCTCTGAACAAAAGTCGGACGAATTAAGCAAAGTCACAGTTACAAACACACAATCATATTCACTCGACATGATGAATTCATTACCAATATATTATGTATACAAACACATCCATAATATATATTCAATCGGTTTAAAGATATTAATCaatgaattataaaaaatcaagTCCAGAGATTTTCGAATAATTGAAGTTCTAAAAATTCAAgacttttaaaaaatctagcccccaaattgagaaaaataaaatttgttcaatttaagATCAAGTTATCGAGATCCTTAATTTCGGCACAACAAAAGTATGAGagaaatattgttttatttaaaaaatttcagagATTATACTTCAGATTCTTGATGaactaaatttatttgattttattaggtTCGAAATTGATGTGCAGAGTCTTGATCTGGTTAAAATGAAAAGCTGATTTATAGTGACTAGAGCAGAAACTTCAAAGTGTGATCCAGTCAATGACCTGAAAATGGACTTGATGAGTTGTAGGGAAAACGCTTACAAAGTTCCAGCAAATGTAGTGCTGAGGTAAGCTTCGTCCTCAGGAAAGAAGCGAGCCAGGCCAAAATCTCCAATCCTAGGTTGAAACTTGTCGTCAAGAAGAATGTTGCTTGCTTTGATATCTCTGTGAACAATCCTTAGATGCGAATCCTCATGCAGATACTGCAGCCCTCGAGCTATGCCTACTATTATCTGAAACCGAGTGTCCCAGTTCAAGAAGACATCACTTTTTCCTGCATCACCAGACATTAATTTGAAGTCAAATTACTATTgtctaaaattaattaatatatatattttaggcattaaaatatctaattctggacttaaaaaaaatacaaataaggCATGTTCTCCTTCCTAAAGTTTCCCAATCTTTGTCTTAAATTATGGAC from Theobroma cacao cultivar B97-61/B2 chromosome 9, Criollo_cocoa_genome_V2, whole genome shotgun sequence harbors:
- the LOC18589162 gene encoding probable LRR receptor-like serine/threonine-protein kinase At1g56140; translated protein: MFISAVISPSSSKLKTRSSSPMASSSLFFFLGGIVVLIVLLIIIAIYWKIIKPSRMMRFLLKFLSLAASPDFFSGNLRTISYFDFKTLKRATKNFHPDNLLGRGGFGPVYKGKLRDGRLVAVKRLSGDKSQQGESEFLAEVRMITSIQHKNLVRLLGCCSDGAQRLLVYEFMENGSLDRLIYGKSDVFLNWDTRFQIIVGIARGLQYLHEDSHLRIVHRDIKASNILLDDKFQPRIGDFGLARFFPEDEAYLSTTFAGTLGYTAPEYAIRGELSEKADTYSYGVLVLEIISCRKNTDLTLPSEMQYLPEYAWKLYERSRVLDLVDPRMRQDGLLEKDVLRAINVAFFCLQPHANLRPPMSEIVTMLTCRVEMVGTPMKPTFLDRRRKKKNESQSCSWDTMPEPFPSPLESDQSTQSSQLPH